One Brassica oleracea var. oleracea cultivar TO1000 chromosome C7, BOL, whole genome shotgun sequence genomic window carries:
- the LOC106302529 gene encoding uncharacterized protein LOC106302529 has translation MASHPGGTTIRRYLRYRRGRNLDDIENDILPEGRKEARKIKKQAAGYCISQEKLYRRSFSGPYLRCVMPQEAARVLVELHEGDCGSHSSSRSLVLRARRAGYYWPMMAADANKQARHYDQCQRHAPVYKLPLENLKSISSLWPFRKCGMVIVGKFPITLGQKVFLLVVTDYF, from the coding sequence ATGGCCAGCCACCCTGGAGGAACCACAATCCGAAGATATCTCCGCTATCGAAGAGGACGAAACCTAGATGACATAGAGAATGACATTCTCCCGGAAGGCCGCAAGGAGGCCAGAAAGATCAAGAAGCAAGCCGCAGGGTATTGCATCTCCCAGGAGAAGCTCTACCGGAGATCCTTCTCCGGCCCATATTTGAGATGTGTCATGCCTCAAGAAGCCGCTAGAGTCCTTGTAGAACTACATGAAGGAGATTGTGGATCCCACTCTAGCAGCAGGAGCCTGGTGCTCAGGGCCAGAAGGGCAGGCTACTATTGGCCGATGATGGCTGCAGACGCCAACAAACAAGCTAGACACTACGATCAGTGTCAGAGGCACGCTCCGGTTTACAAACTCCCTCTGGAAAACCTCAAATCCATAAGCTCACTGTGGCCCTTCAGAAAGTGTGGCATGGTTATAGTAGGGAAATTCCCTATTACGCTGGGGCAGAAGGTCTTCCTCCTGGTAGTTACTGACTACTTCTAA
- the LOC106302528 gene encoding uncharacterized protein LOC106302528, translating into MAESTWPDISHLAISRPELINVLRQMGQQVKWPQKMKAPDSFQNPGLWCDFHHDHDHKTEDFVALRIELNELLKKGHLRDFLFEKAKSHLSKETTGKPTEAAPASSPRQDRVIHVISGGSEISGISHGAEKKSTWNAKHGLETAKPKRLLLGTDEISFTAKEQDVGVKIGQDGISVGKLSCRMSLFEKKEIIRIQVDIGSSGNIIFQAAYKVLGLEESALTRRITPLIGFNGKVKQTAGEVTLPVYAEGINMSTKFLVVDCESS; encoded by the exons ATGGCAGAGTCCACGTGGCCAGATATCTCTCACCTCGCCATCTCAAGGCCGGAGCTGATCAATGTTCTAAGGCAGATGGGTCAACAGGTCAAGTGGCCTCAGAAGATGAAAGCACCTGATTCTTTCCAAAACCCTGGTCTTTGGTGCGACTTCCACCACGACCACGATCATAAAACGGAGGACTTCGTCGCACTAAGGATTGAGCTCAACGAATTGCTCAAGAAAGGACACCTCAGGGACTTCCTTTTCGAGAAAGCCAAGAGCCATTTAAGCAAAGAGACGACAGGAAAGCCCACTGAAGCTGCTCCCGCCTCGAGTCCTCGACAGGACCGAGTAATCCATGTCATATCAGGAGGCTCGGAAATCAGCGGCATAAGCCACGGGGCAGAAAAGAAAAGCACTTGGAACGCCAAGCACGGCCTAGAGACAGCCAAGCCAAAACGCCTGCTTCTGGGTACAGATGAAATAAGCTTCACGGCCAAGGAGCAAGATGTTGGGGTCAAAATCGGTCAAGACGGAATCAGTGTTGGAAAGCTCTCATGCAGAATGTCTCTCTTTGAAAAGAAAGAAATAATA AGGATACAGGTAGATATTGGAAGCTCCGGCAACATCATCTTCCAAGCCGCTTATAAGGTTCTGGGGCTGGAAGAAAGCGCTCTAACTCGGAGAATAACCCCACTCATAGGATTCAACGGAAAAGTCAAGCAGACCGCTGGAGAAGTCACCCTCCCGGTGTATGCCGAAGGGATTAACATGTCAACCAAGTTCCTTGTCGTTGACTGTGAATCATCTTAG
- the LOC106305297 gene encoding uncharacterized protein LOC106305297, whose amino-acid sequence MVCFYSSYAYIMINIVAFLLLSRWSSATAKSMISSQILMKGTTCPFPSLLISKACKGTASISSQEQECIESLTFNRHTASASTVFELAKVSLSLAMEKAEHTMILIGSPIKPCFKSCAENYKDSVAEGLKKAEWSMEKGDLDETDDELSLARDAADYCHMVLSVDPDDARSPIFSANRDVYNHITYAMSVADLL is encoded by the coding sequence ATGGTTTGTTTTTACTCCTCTTATGCATACATAATGATCAATATTGTAGCCTTTCTTCTCCTGTCGCGATGGTCATCTGCAACCGCAAAATCCATGATTTCTAGCCAGATACTAATGAAAGGAACGACATGCCCATTTCCGTCCTTGTTGATATCGAAGGCTTGCAAAGGTACTGCATCTATCTCGTCCCAAGAACAAGAATGTATAGAATCCCTAACCTTTAATCGGCACACAGCCTCCGCATCAACTGTCTTTGAGTTGGCTAAGGTGTCTCTGTCTTTGGCAATGGAGAAGGCAGAGCACACGATGATTCTAATCGGTTCTCCAATAAAACCATGTTTCAAGAGTTGTGCGGAAAACTATAAAGATTCTGTCGCCGAAGGGCTAAAGAAGGCAGAGTGGTCGATGGAGAAAGGAGATCTGGATGAGACCGATGATGAGCTTAGCCTCGCACGTGACGCAGCTGATTATTGTCATATGGTTTTGTCTGTTGATCCAGACGATGCAAGATCTCCGATTTTCTCCGCCAACAGAGATGTGTATAATCATATTACATATGCCATGAGTGTGGCAGACTTGTTGTAG